One part of the Haliotis asinina isolate JCU_RB_2024 chromosome 2, JCU_Hal_asi_v2, whole genome shotgun sequence genome encodes these proteins:
- the LOC137273415 gene encoding protein lev-9-like, whose amino-acid sequence MGRQWISLSVLFIACTFQLADVAVGESCPRRELTNRVCRKECSLTKPCLSPKKKCMCDGACGKTCVNPNLRCEDLRDIPHGRVEIIPFNQFGAVAKYICDDGYTLFGVPGRVCQGDETWSKEEPRCGPTKVIDEKNECGLPPRVHNAKHKPSVPGRMTYPLGSMLQYECEDGFTARKERVDRAWCVGGGVWVGPNMTCAHAGCPLLPEIEHGSVQILSNTIDGRARYYCDQGYHLAGREERVCLPDGQWDGKDPTCEEVVCGLPPNVDHATHDAPTDQMQFPAGTQLTYTCEFGYYREGIPRAVCSGAEGQWIGPKMSCKARDCGSPGELVNGWRNPGYRFTFPSRVTYHCNEGYELVGKGFRECQANGDWSGSLPTCNPINCNELGAPLHGTMIGSGTEYGVVIRFVCNDGFKVVGSNDRRCQSDREWSGQEATCEEINCGMPGPLWNGYLDGHRTTVGAVYFYRCNTRTKFDGVSFSTQCLETGQWSHPPPKCLGQCRVNSIKNGTLQVGHEGAWVDDGTIVNYTCNYGLVLNDKGPVRCNNGSWSVVPQCVPAPCVHPPPHIQNGHRVFFGLNHNNKARYFCMEGFRLTGDNQYLTCKYGEWFGPMPYCEENYCPNPGEIINGKVFKKGHTGKFLFKSYIITIKHGDRLEYECHRGYKLQGPKGAACVNGKWSPDEKPKCVKSRHPIFHRLWRPSEEKDKRRM is encoded by the exons ATCTGCGCTGTGAGGATCTTCGCGATATTCCTCATGGACGTGTTGAAATCATCCCTTTCAATCAGTTCGGCGCTGTTGCCAAGTATATCTGCGACGATGGGTACACGTTGTTCGGAGTTCCTGGGCGGGTCTGTCAAGGTGACGAGACCTGGAGTAAAGAAGAACCACGCTGTGGACCAACCAAGGTGATAGACG AGAAAAATGAGTGTGGCCTTCCCCCACGTGTTCACAACGCCAAGCACAAGCCCAGCGTCCCGGGGCGGATGACGTACCCCCTCGGGAGCATGCTTCAGTATGAGTGTGAGGACGGCTTCACGGCCAGGAAGGAGCGGGTGGACAGGGCGTGGTGCGTGGGAGGGGGTGTCTGGGTCGGGCCCAACATGACCTGTGCTC ACGCTGGCTGCCCGCTTCTCCCGGAGATAGAGCATGGGTCTGTCCAGATCCTGTCCAACACCATCGACGGCCGGGCGCGCTACTACTGCGACCAGGGCTACCACCTCGCCGGCAGGGAGGAGAGGGTGTGTCTGCCCGACGGGCAATGGGACGGCAAAGACCCAACGTGTGAGGAAG TGGTCTGCGGCCTTCCCCCGAACGTGGACCACGCCACACACGACGCCCCTACCGACCAGATGCAGTTCCCCGCCGGCACCCAGCTCACCTACACGTGCGAGTTCGGCTACTACAGGGAGGGAATCCCTAGGGCGGTGTGCAGTGGGGCCGAGGGGCAGTGGATTGGACCTAAGATGTCATGCAAAG CAAGGGACTGTGGATCGCCAGGAGAACTCGTTAATGGCTGGCGTAACCCTGGTTACCGTTTCACATTTCCCAGTCGGGTCACCTACCATTGTAACGAGGGATATGAACTGGTTGGTAAAGGCTTCCGGGAATGTCAGGCGAACGGTGATTGGTCTGGATCATTGCCGACATGCAATC CTATCAACTGTAACGAGCTAGGCGCGCCTCTTCACGGCACCATGATTGGCTCTGGAACAGAGTACGGCGTCGTCATCAGATTTGTCTGCAACGACGGGTTCAAGGTAGTCGGATCCAATGACAGACGGTGCCAGTCAGACAGGGAGTGGAGTGGTCAAGAGGCCACGTGCGAAG AAATCAACTGTGGGATGCCTGGGCCTTTATGGAATGGCTACCTCGACGGACATAGAACCACCGTCGGAGCAGTGTACTTTTACAG ATGTAACACACGGACCAAGTTTGACGGAGTGTCCTTCTCAACGCAGTGTCTGGAGACTGGACAGTGGTCCCATCCGCCTCCGAAATGTCTAG GTCAGTGCCGGGTGAACTCAATCAAGAACGGTACTCTGCAAGTGGGACATGAAGGTGCGTGGGTGGACGACGGCACAATAGTAAACTACACCTGCAACTACGGCCTCGTCCTCAACGACAAAGGACCCGTCAGATGCAACAACGGATCGTGGTCTGTGGTGCCTCAGTGCGTTCCAG CACCATGTGTTCACCCCCCGCCGCACATACAGAATGGTCACCGCGTGTTCTTTGGACTGAATCACAATAATAAAGCCCGTTACTTCTGTATGGAAGGCTTCCGACTCACGGGCGACAACCAGTATCTCACCTGTAAATACGGAGAGTGGTTTGGTCCGATGCCGTATTGTGAAGAAA ACTATTGCCCAAACCCAGGGGAGATTATAAATGGTAAAGTCTTCAAGAAAGGGCACACGGGCAAGTTTCTCTTCAAAAGCTACATCATCACAATAAAACATGGTGACCGTCTAGAATACGAATGTCACCGAGGCTACAAACTCCAAGGTCCTAAAGGTGCAGCGTGTGTTAACGGGAAGTGGAGCCCGGATGAAAAGCCGAAGTGTGTAAAATCTAGACATCCCATCTTCCATCGGCTTTGGAGACCATCCGAAGAGAAAGATAAGCGCCGAATGTGA
- the LOC137272372 gene encoding uncharacterized protein isoform X1 translates to MVMYPWSTGQFIVAWNLQMSRGQEMLTKEESLTFIRDVLDISDAASRMAANKLDFLNLLVFRLQHTVPFQNICLMAEEPSLRHRPTKDEMKESLFSKKGGLCYTQNVFAFYFLKSLGYDAYLNSATVTTPAMLPDNHVIVLVKNVVKPDDLYLVEISIGHPTFEAICMDFEKESPLIKESFLEYKYVKEDGRILRMHGEGDFRSAKSLPYEYYIGKFRRFYDFELNLTKDLGELDASFDSVFTDPDITPFHDCIRAITFKDEMAVMMVNSKLMLEGVDGEFTVRQFDDDDELIEAYNKYFPQFGIKVVEKAVKNWRTACSLRQRQLETA, encoded by the exons atGGTTATGTATCCATGGTCAACGGGTCAGTTTATCGTCGCGTGGAATCTGCAGATGTCCAGGGGTCAAG aGATGCTGACGAAAGAAGAATCGTTGACGTTCATCAGGGATGTTCTGGACATCTCGGACGCTGCATCAAGGATGGCGGCCAATAAACTGGACTTCCTGAATCTACTGGTTTTCCGTCTACAGCACACAGTCCCATTTCAGAACATTTGTCTAATGGCAGAGGAACCTAGCCTGAGACACAGGCCAACTAAAGACGAAATGAAAGAATCATTATTCTCGAAAAAAGGAGGATTGTGCTACACTCAGAATGTTTTTGCGTTCTACTTTTTGAAATCCTTAGGCTATGACGCATATCTGAACAGCGCCACGGTCACGACCCCAGCAATGCTTCCGGATAATCATGTCATCGTCTTGGTAAAGAATGTCGTGAAACCTGACGATCTGTATCTGGTCGAGATCAGCATTGGTCATCCAACATTTGAAGCAATTTGCATGGATTTTGAAAAAGAATCACCACTGATCAAAGAATCTTTCCTTGAATACAAGTACGTTAAAGAAGATGGGAGGATACTGCGCATGCACGGAGAAGGAGACTTCCGGTCTGCCAAATCTCTTCCTTATGAATATTACATTGGAAAATTCAGGCGTTTTTACGACTTTGAATTGAATTTGACGAAGGATCTTGGAGAGCTTGATGCATCCTTCGACTCTGTCTTCACCGATCCTGATATCACGCCTTTCCATGACTGCATTCGTGCGATCACATTCAAGGATGAGATGGCCGTGATGATGGTGAATTCGAAGCTTATGCTTGAGGGGGTTGATGGTGAGTTCACAGTACGCCAgtttgatgacgatgatgagcTGATAGAGGCCTACAATAAGTACTTCCCACAGTTTGGTATCAAGGTCGTAGAAAAGGCAGTCAAGAACTGGAGAACGGCGTGCAGCTTGAGACAGAGACAGCTTGAGACAGCTTGA
- the LOC137272372 gene encoding uncharacterized protein isoform X2, whose amino-acid sequence MLTKEESLTFIRDVLDISDAASRMAANKLDFLNLLVFRLQHTVPFQNICLMAEEPSLRHRPTKDEMKESLFSKKGGLCYTQNVFAFYFLKSLGYDAYLNSATVTTPAMLPDNHVIVLVKNVVKPDDLYLVEISIGHPTFEAICMDFEKESPLIKESFLEYKYVKEDGRILRMHGEGDFRSAKSLPYEYYIGKFRRFYDFELNLTKDLGELDASFDSVFTDPDITPFHDCIRAITFKDEMAVMMVNSKLMLEGVDGEFTVRQFDDDDELIEAYNKYFPQFGIKVVEKAVKNWRTACSLRQRQLETA is encoded by the coding sequence ATGCTGACGAAAGAAGAATCGTTGACGTTCATCAGGGATGTTCTGGACATCTCGGACGCTGCATCAAGGATGGCGGCCAATAAACTGGACTTCCTGAATCTACTGGTTTTCCGTCTACAGCACACAGTCCCATTTCAGAACATTTGTCTAATGGCAGAGGAACCTAGCCTGAGACACAGGCCAACTAAAGACGAAATGAAAGAATCATTATTCTCGAAAAAAGGAGGATTGTGCTACACTCAGAATGTTTTTGCGTTCTACTTTTTGAAATCCTTAGGCTATGACGCATATCTGAACAGCGCCACGGTCACGACCCCAGCAATGCTTCCGGATAATCATGTCATCGTCTTGGTAAAGAATGTCGTGAAACCTGACGATCTGTATCTGGTCGAGATCAGCATTGGTCATCCAACATTTGAAGCAATTTGCATGGATTTTGAAAAAGAATCACCACTGATCAAAGAATCTTTCCTTGAATACAAGTACGTTAAAGAAGATGGGAGGATACTGCGCATGCACGGAGAAGGAGACTTCCGGTCTGCCAAATCTCTTCCTTATGAATATTACATTGGAAAATTCAGGCGTTTTTACGACTTTGAATTGAATTTGACGAAGGATCTTGGAGAGCTTGATGCATCCTTCGACTCTGTCTTCACCGATCCTGATATCACGCCTTTCCATGACTGCATTCGTGCGATCACATTCAAGGATGAGATGGCCGTGATGATGGTGAATTCGAAGCTTATGCTTGAGGGGGTTGATGGTGAGTTCACAGTACGCCAgtttgatgacgatgatgagcTGATAGAGGCCTACAATAAGTACTTCCCACAGTTTGGTATCAAGGTCGTAGAAAAGGCAGTCAAGAACTGGAGAACGGCGTGCAGCTTGAGACAGAGACAGCTTGAGACAGCTTGA